In Symphalangus syndactylus isolate Jambi chromosome 15, NHGRI_mSymSyn1-v2.1_pri, whole genome shotgun sequence, the following are encoded in one genomic region:
- the CDK8 gene encoding cyclin-dependent kinase 8 isoform X5: MGFARLFNSPLKPLADLDPVVVTFWYRAPELLLGARHYTKAIDIWAIGCIFAELLTSEPIFHCRQEDIKTSNPYHHDQLDRIFNVMGFPADKDWEDIKKMPEHSTLMKDFRRNTYTNCSLIKYMEKHKVKPDSKAFHLLQKLLTMDPIKRITSEQAMQDPYFLEDPLPTSDVFAGCQIPYPKREFLTEEEPDDKGDKKNQQQQQGNNHTNGTGHPGNQDSSHTQGPPLKKVRVVPPTTTSGGLIMTSDYQRSNPHAAYPNPGPSTSQPQSSMGYSATSQQPPQYSHQTHRY; encoded by the exons ATGGGCTTTGCCCGATTATTTAATTCACCTTTGAAGCCTTTAGCAGATTTGGATCCAGTGGTTGTTACATTCTGGTACCGAGCCCCTGAACTACTTCTTGGAGCAAGGCATTATACCAAAGCTATTG atatttgGGCTATAGGGTGTATATTTGCAGAACTACTAACGTCAGAACCAATATTTCACTGTCGACAAGAGGACATCAAAACTAGTAATCCTTATCACCATGACCAGCTGGACAGAATATTCAATGTAATGGGATTTCCTGCAG ATAAAGATTGGGAAGATATAAAAAAGATGCCTGAACATTCAACATTAATGAAAGATTTCAGAAGAAATAC GTATACCAACTGCAGCCTTATCAAGTATATGGAAAAACATAAAGTTAAACCAGATAGTAAAGCATTCCACTTG CTTCAGAAGTTGCTTACCATGGACCCAATAAAGCGAATTACCTCAGAACAGGCTATGCAGGATCCCTATTTCTTAGAAGACCCACTTCCTACATCAGA CGTTTTTGCCGGTTGTCAAATCCCTTACCCAAAACGAGAATTTTTAACGGAAGAAGAACCTGATGACAAAGGAGACAAA AagaaccagcagcagcagcagggcaaTAACCACACTAATGGAACTGGCCACCCAGGGAATCAAGACAGCAGTCACACACAGGGACCCCCATTGAAGAAAGTGAGAGTTGTTCCTCCTACCACTACCTCAGGTGGACTTATCATGACCTCAGACTATCAG CGTTCCAATCCACATGCTGCCTATCCCAACCCTGGACCAAGCACATCACAGCCGCAGAGCAGCATGGGATACTCAGCTACCTCCCAGCAGCCTCCACAGTACTCACATCAGACACATCGGTACTGA